The proteins below come from a single Actinomycetota bacterium genomic window:
- a CDS encoding DUF433 domain-containing protein yields the protein MIERIYIDPETCGGRPCIKGTRIPVYVILDLLAANFSPSGIVKAYPDLTVEDIKAAVEYAAFITKERSIRLRVG from the coding sequence ATGATAGAACGGATATATATCGATCCCGAGACTTGTGGTGGAAGGCCCTGCATCAAAGGGACCAGGATTCCCGTCTATGTAATATTAGACCTGCTTGCAGCCAATTTTTCACCAAGTGGTATCGTCAAGGCATATCCCGATTTAACCGTCGAAGATATTAAGGCCGCCGTTGAATATGCCGCTTTTATCACCAAAGAGAGATCGATTAGACTTAGGGTCGGCTAG
- the plsY gene encoding glycerol-3-phosphate 1-O-acyltransferase PlsY — translation MIYFKALSSIIIGYLLGSISFATLIAKVIFKRDLSQEGSGNLGATNALRVLGTGPGLLVLFGDVFKGFLAIAIASHLFRGAPTAFTAIFNRDTTIPFSSFDSVVIIFVALAAIIGHAYPLFFNFKGGKGVAVSLGVFLGVMPKVGLILFFIWLIVMVSSGYVSLGSIIAAAAFPFLTLYFHQSNLAYLIFSLLVSFMVIYRHKSNIERLLSGKENRIGKKGRN, via the coding sequence TTGATATATTTTAAGGCCCTATCTTCGATCATTATAGGCTATCTCTTGGGCTCCATCTCCTTCGCCACCTTGATTGCAAAGGTAATTTTCAAGCGCGATTTGAGCCAGGAGGGAAGCGGCAACTTGGGAGCGACCAACGCCCTTCGCGTCCTTGGAACGGGACCGGGTCTTCTTGTTCTCTTCGGCGACGTCTTTAAGGGTTTTTTGGCAATAGCCATAGCCAGCCACCTATTTAGGGGAGCGCCGACCGCCTTTACGGCCATTTTTAATAGAGATACAACAATTCCTTTCTCATCTTTCGATTCAGTGGTCATTATTTTCGTCGCCCTTGCTGCCATAATCGGTCACGCCTATCCTCTCTTCTTCAACTTTAAGGGAGGCAAGGGGGTTGCGGTCAGCCTTGGCGTTTTCTTGGGGGTCATGCCTAAGGTCGGCTTGATCCTCTTTTTTATTTGGCTCATCGTCATGGTCTCAAGCGGCTACGTATCGCTCGGCTCAATAATTGCCGCCGCCGCCTTCCCCTTTTTGACCTTGTATTTCCATCAAAGTAATTTGGCTTATCTCATCTTTAGCCTACTCGTATCATTTATGGTAATTTATAGGCATAAAAGCAACATTGAGCGTCTTTTGAGCGGCAAGGAGAATAGAATTGGCAAAAAAGGTCGCAATTAA
- a CDS encoding cell wall-binding repeat-containing protein, protein MLIAGVATILCIASFAPFFFIPHAISASGGHTVTFNVVAPPDEGGGGGVLPYTEKVERVFGPDRYRTAATVSQKGWPKGSTYVIVSTGENFPDGLAGSALAGAYGCPILLTETGALNSYAKGEINRLKATGCFILGETGAVSDSVRAQIIAQTGADNITRLGGIDRYETAEIIAGAVKAKTSRVGKVIIASGEDFPDALAVSPLAGYKGFPILLVKKDSVPASTQSAIKSLGATSAIVVGGNGVVSDAAFSSLVIGSPGYGIAGRIVSQATKERLEDMKTAALRLLGITTAKPSSNMAAAAFTSATRLAGADRYETAVAVAEHSKSIYGLSYNTTLAATGVLFPDALTGGAYGAQVGSVMILVHPADLTASKPTKDFLAANRGAISKVVILGGPGAVSEAVLGQIDALI, encoded by the coding sequence ATGTTAATAGCTGGCGTCGCAACAATATTATGCATTGCAAGCTTTGCGCCTTTCTTTTTTATACCCCATGCCATCTCGGCCAGCGGCGGCCATACGGTAACCTTCAATGTTGTCGCCCCGCCGGATGAAGGTGGCGGAGGCGGCGTTCTCCCATACACCGAGAAGGTGGAGCGCGTCTTTGGGCCGGACCGCTACCGCACCGCCGCCACCGTCAGCCAAAAAGGCTGGCCGAAGGGGTCAACCTATGTAATCGTTTCGACCGGCGAAAATTTTCCTGACGGCCTAGCCGGTAGCGCCCTGGCCGGCGCTTATGGCTGTCCTATCCTCTTGACCGAGACTGGCGCCTTAAACTCCTATGCCAAGGGTGAGATAAATCGCTTGAAGGCAACCGGATGCTTCATCTTGGGTGAAACAGGCGCCGTCAGTGACAGCGTGAGGGCTCAAATAATAGCTCAGACCGGCGCCGATAATATTACCAGGCTGGGAGGGATAGATCGCTACGAGACGGCCGAGATTATTGCAGGGGCTGTCAAGGCTAAAACTTCAAGGGTGGGTAAGGTCATCATCGCAAGCGGCGAAGACTTCCCGGATGCTCTGGCCGTCTCTCCGCTTGCAGGTTACAAGGGGTTTCCCATCCTGCTGGTGAAGAAAGATAGCGTTCCGGCCTCCACGCAGAGCGCCATAAAGAGTCTCGGGGCAACCTCTGCCATCGTGGTTGGCGGAAACGGGGTTGTAAGCGATGCGGCCTTCTCTTCCTTAGTAATCGGATCGCCTGGTTATGGGATAGCGGGCCGGATAGTGAGCCAGGCTACTAAAGAGAGGCTTGAAGATATGAAAACCGCCGCCTTGAGACTCTTGGGAATAACCACTGCCAAGCCCTCATCAAACATGGCCGCTGCGGCTTTCACTTCGGCCACAAGGCTGGCCGGAGCGGATAGATATGAGACGGCCGTAGCCGTAGCCGAGCATTCCAAATCGATCTACGGACTCTCTTATAACACCACCTTAGCCGCTACCGGAGTACTCTTTCCCGATGCTTTGACCGGCGGGGCTTATGGGGCGCAGGTAGGCTCGGTCATGATCCTGGTCCATCCGGCCGATTTAACCGCTTCAAAACCGACCAAGGACTTTCTAGCCGCAAACAGGGGAGCCATAAGCAAGGTTGTAATCTTGGGCGGGCCGGGAGCGGTCTCGGAGGCCGTTTTGGGTCAGATAGATGCTCTCATTTAG
- the pgsA gene encoding CDP-diacylglycerol--glycerol-3-phosphate 3-phosphatidyltransferase — protein sequence MSIPNLVTLTRLILVPAIITAALSGKIHLAALLFVFAAATDWIDGYLARRLIKISDLGRLLDPLVDRILIVSVLAIFIIKDLLPLSIVLVVILRDILVLLGSWFLKAKGREIEVTFLGKLSTALIMISVPLVLTGHAIGAWTFYIAALFSVISFLDYLLKISALSKS from the coding sequence TTGAGTATCCCGAACCTTGTCACCTTGACCAGGCTCATATTGGTGCCAGCCATTATAACAGCAGCCTTATCAGGCAAGATTCACCTTGCAGCCCTCCTCTTTGTTTTCGCTGCGGCAACCGATTGGATCGACGGATATCTGGCAAGACGCCTGATCAAAATATCAGATCTCGGCAGGCTTCTCGATCCCTTGGTCGATCGAATACTTATAGTATCGGTTTTGGCGATATTTATTATTAAGGATTTGCTTCCTTTGTCGATAGTATTAGTGGTGATCTTACGCGATATACTCGTTCTTTTGGGCTCTTGGTTCTTGAAGGCCAAAGGAAGAGAGATTGAGGTCACATTCTTGGGCAAACTCTCAACGGCCCTCATAATGATTTCGGTGCCGCTGGTCCTGACCGGACATGCCATTGGAGCCTGGACGTTCTATATAGCGGCGCTCTTTTCGGTCATCTCTTTTTTGGATTATCTACTCAAAATTTCGGCTCTCAGTAAATCATGA
- the corA gene encoding magnesium/cobalt transporter CorA has translation MIKTLIHRQGESLEVDASGLKGILTDNDAVGWVDLSSPTKEELGLLVDYFGFHPLAMEDAEAEFNLPKIDTYSDHLFIVWHSPLADQSSQEPSFSEVDIFVTSNLVVTIHYVEIKSLSKLYERAKESKNLMGKGPGFILHAVIDHMVDEYYLLIDKISDDIDLLEDEIFGAPSQDQLKRLFGYRRKLLAIRKIVAPQREVISLLIRHEKLIGQDVYLYFQDIYDHLVRILDFVDTSREVISGAMEIYLSQVSNKMNEVMKRLTIVATIFMPLTLITSLYGMNFRNMPELNWRYGYFIVLAFMTIFSVVTFIVFKRKRWW, from the coding sequence ATGATTAAAACGCTCATCCATCGTCAGGGTGAAAGCTTAGAAGTCGATGCCAGCGGACTTAAGGGCATTCTAACCGATAATGATGCAGTAGGCTGGGTAGATCTCTCTTCTCCAACCAAGGAGGAACTCGGCCTCCTAGTGGACTACTTCGGCTTTCACCCCCTGGCCATGGAGGACGCCGAGGCCGAATTTAATCTGCCAAAGATCGATACCTACAGCGACCATCTCTTTATAGTTTGGCACAGTCCCCTTGCGGACCAAAGCAGCCAAGAACCCTCATTTAGCGAGGTGGATATCTTCGTTACCTCCAACTTGGTGGTTACCATCCATTACGTCGAGATAAAGAGCCTCTCAAAACTATACGAAAGGGCCAAAGAGTCCAAAAACCTAATGGGCAAAGGGCCAGGTTTCATCCTGCACGCCGTCATAGATCACATGGTAGATGAATACTACCTTTTGATCGACAAGATAAGCGATGACATCGATCTCTTGGAGGACGAGATATTCGGCGCCCCAAGCCAGGACCAGCTTAAAAGGCTCTTTGGTTACAGGCGCAAGCTTCTGGCCATAAGAAAGATAGTTGCGCCACAGAGAGAGGTCATCTCCCTTCTAATCAGGCACGAAAAGTTGATCGGCCAAGACGTCTACCTCTATTTTCAGGATATTTATGACCACTTGGTCAGGATCTTGGATTTCGTCGATACCTCGAGGGAGGTCATATCGGGGGCCATGGAGATATATCTGAGTCAAGTCTCAAACAAGATGAACGAGGTCATGAAGCGCCTGACGATAGTCGCGACCATTTTTATGCCGCTCACCTTGATAACGAGTCTTTACGGGATGAATTTTAGAAATATGCCCGAGCTGAATTGGCGCTATGGCTACTTCATCGTCCTTGCCTTCATGACGATCTTTTCTGTGGTGACCTTCATTGTCTTCAAAAGGAAGCGCTGGTGGTAG
- a CDS encoding DUF512 domain-containing protein has protein sequence MTAKIVSVAESSPAKAAGIREGDILLDINGVVLSDILDYQIHSDSVLPSLLVDRDGRKLQFKIKKGPGENLGLTFESSVFDSLMTCNNRCVFCFIDQLPKGVRKNLLLKDDDFRHSFIYGNFITLTNLAGADIERVIAQRLSPLYVSIHSLNPLVRQNLIRPKGEDMAVDFLRRLSDAGIELHIQIVLCPGINDGKELRNTVDGLIFGFPSVASVGVVPVGLTGHRRGLYPLRPIGRIEAEELINEYGPYQEECLKEMGSAKVFLADEFYIITGKKLPDIDHYEDFPQLENGVGLTRLFLDSARDRLSELEGWPGKARAMILTGELAAGIVKELGKDLNGYGIDLEVWPIKNNFFGGGVSVTGLLTGWDIIKALKDSKEAGPFLLPGIVLNGEGRLLDDLTIDEVADRAKKRIFLVSSTGDGFISDLLKLCEDGELGDSCSIG, from the coding sequence ATGACAGCCAAGATAGTCTCAGTAGCAGAAAGCAGTCCGGCCAAAGCTGCCGGAATAAGAGAGGGCGATATCCTTCTAGATATCAACGGAGTGGTCCTAAGCGACATCTTGGATTATCAGATCCACTCTGACAGCGTGCTCCCCTCTCTTTTAGTCGATAGGGATGGGCGCAAACTTCAATTTAAGATCAAAAAGGGACCGGGTGAAAACCTCGGGCTTACCTTCGAGTCATCCGTCTTCGACTCCTTGATGACCTGTAACAATCGCTGCGTCTTCTGCTTCATCGACCAGCTTCCCAAAGGGGTCAGAAAGAACCTACTCCTTAAAGACGACGATTTCCGGCACTCCTTTATCTACGGCAACTTCATAACCCTGACCAATCTTGCAGGTGCCGATATCGAGCGGGTAATCGCCCAGCGCCTAAGCCCTCTTTACGTCTCCATCCATTCCTTAAATCCCCTCGTTAGGCAGAATCTCATCAGGCCCAAAGGTGAGGATATGGCCGTAGATTTTTTAAGAAGGCTTAGCGACGCTGGCATCGAACTACACATCCAGATTGTCCTCTGCCCCGGCATAAACGATGGCAAAGAACTAAGAAATACGGTGGATGGCCTCATCTTTGGCTTTCCCTCCGTCGCTTCGGTGGGGGTGGTTCCCGTCGGCCTGACCGGTCACAGAAGAGGTCTTTATCCCTTAAGGCCAATCGGCAGAATTGAGGCAGAAGAATTGATCAATGAATATGGGCCCTATCAGGAAGAATGCTTGAAAGAGATGGGATCGGCCAAGGTATTTTTAGCCGATGAGTTCTATATTATAACTGGCAAAAAGCTTCCAGATATCGATCATTATGAGGATTTTCCCCAGCTTGAGAACGGGGTTGGCCTGACAAGACTCTTTTTAGACTCAGCCAGAGACCGCTTAAGTGAGCTTGAGGGCTGGCCAGGGAAGGCTCGGGCCATGATTTTAACGGGAGAGCTTGCGGCGGGCATCGTAAAGGAGCTTGGCAAGGATCTTAATGGATATGGTATCGATCTTGAGGTTTGGCCAATAAAAAATAATTTTTTTGGAGGCGGCGTCAGCGTAACCGGCCTCTTGACCGGCTGGGATATAATTAAAGCTTTGAAGGATTCCAAAGAGGCCGGCCCTTTCCTGCTTCCGGGCATAGTATTAAACGGCGAGGGAAGGCTTTTAGACGATCTGACCATCGATGAAGTGGCCGATAGGGCGAAGAAGAGAATCTTTCTCGTTTCATCCACCGGCGATGGTTTCATTTCGGATCTTTTAAAACTCTGTGAGGATGGTGAGCTTGGCGATAGTTGCAGTATTGGGTAG
- a CDS encoding DUF5615 family PIN-like protein, with protein sequence MDLLVDMNLSPVTVNYLNSIGHNAVHARDLGLKRAKDKELLKVAASLGRVVITQDLDFGELIFFSDESPRQAR encoded by the coding sequence ATGGATCTTTTAGTTGATATGAACCTCTCCCCCGTAACCGTCAATTACTTGAACAGCATCGGTCACAACGCCGTTCATGCACGCGATTTAGGGCTCAAGAGGGCGAAAGATAAAGAGTTGCTAAAGGTTGCTGCTAGTCTGGGCAGGGTGGTAATAACCCAAGACCTCGACTTTGGAGAACTTATCTTTTTCTCGGATGAGAGCCCACGGCAGGCGCGATAA
- a CDS encoding mannose-1-phosphate guanyltransferase, whose amino-acid sequence MKAVLMAGGEGTRLRPLTSNLPKPMVQVANKPIMEHIIEHLAKHKITDIVATLQYLPQVIKSYFAEGEELGIDLSYAIEEFPLGTAGSVKNTAAYLNETFVVISGDALTDIDLNKAIEFHKKRKAMATITLKRVDNPLEFGIVITEKDGRIVRFLEKPSWGEVFSDTINTGIYILEPSIFEHIPSDCPYDFSKELFPDLLAKGFPLYGYVADGYWCDIGDIGQYIQAQRDILDGKVKVNIPGIKTRSGIWVGEGASIDPNSKIEGPAIIGHDSKVEAGASVGKYSVIGNNAIIRGHARIDRALVGENTYIENNVSLRGCIVGKNCDIRGSARLEEGAVLGDDCLVGERAVINNNVKVYPFKVIDGGSTVTRSVIWESKGTRTLFGKKGVAGIINIDITPDMAARLAMAYGSTLDKGSQVAVSRDSSRPSRMIKRAIVAGLSSAAVHCRDLRTAPTPINRFTVRSGRLDGGIHIQVSPLEPQVVEINFFDTNGVDISESEQRKIERIYYREDFRRSFHNEVGETIFPTLTYEYYGQSILKKLDKKLIKKRRHRVVLDYFYGNASLVCPQLIGKLGCEVISLNAFTDEDRTSVSVSDFEAFIMQLGQTVKSFNADFGALIDSTCERLIVVDDKGKRIGYDYLLLILVDLMCRFGQKGKIAVPVTVSTAVEKIAEKYGRTVLRTRLNPTDLMTTALKKDVVFAGAQGGRFIFSRMNPFYDAIQTLVMLIEFLSKANEPISKIEAGLPAYHLAQRDLFCAWENKGLVMRKLLEESAKKEVDLTDGIKIFDETGWTLLIPDSVEPLCRIFSEGASKRDAEVKIDKYAGMIEEFFPK is encoded by the coding sequence ATGAAAGCTGTACTCATGGCGGGGGGAGAGGGGACCCGCCTGCGCCCGCTCACCAGCAATCTGCCTAAACCGATGGTCCAAGTAGCCAACAAACCGATAATGGAGCACATCATAGAGCATCTTGCCAAACACAAGATAACCGATATCGTGGCCACTCTCCAATATCTTCCCCAGGTCATCAAGAGCTATTTCGCCGAAGGAGAAGAGCTGGGCATAGATTTAAGCTACGCGATAGAGGAGTTTCCCCTAGGTACGGCCGGAAGCGTAAAGAATACAGCCGCCTATCTGAACGAGACCTTCGTTGTCATCAGCGGCGACGCTCTGACTGATATAGACTTAAATAAGGCTATCGAATTTCATAAGAAGAGGAAGGCGATGGCGACCATCACCCTAAAGAGGGTGGATAATCCCTTAGAGTTTGGCATCGTCATCACCGAAAAGGATGGACGCATCGTAAGATTTTTGGAGAAGCCATCCTGGGGCGAGGTCTTCAGCGACACCATAAATACCGGTATATACATCTTGGAGCCCTCTATTTTCGAGCACATCCCTTCAGACTGCCCCTACGATTTTTCCAAGGAGCTCTTTCCCGATCTTCTGGCTAAAGGTTTTCCCTTATACGGCTATGTGGCCGATGGCTACTGGTGCGACATTGGTGACATTGGTCAGTACATTCAGGCTCAACGAGATATTTTGGATGGCAAGGTCAAGGTGAATATCCCCGGCATAAAGACCAGGTCCGGCATCTGGGTGGGTGAAGGCGCCTCAATAGATCCAAATTCCAAAATAGAGGGGCCGGCCATCATCGGTCACGACTCCAAGGTTGAGGCGGGGGCTTCGGTCGGAAAATATAGCGTGATAGGGAACAATGCCATCATCAGAGGGCATGCCAGAATCGACAGAGCACTCGTCGGGGAGAATACCTATATCGAGAACAATGTCTCATTAAGAGGCTGCATAGTCGGCAAGAACTGCGACATCAGAGGATCGGCCCGCTTGGAAGAGGGAGCGGTTCTTGGAGATGATTGTTTGGTAGGCGAGAGGGCGGTCATCAACAATAACGTAAAGGTCTATCCCTTCAAGGTAATCGACGGCGGTTCCACCGTCACAAGGAGCGTCATTTGGGAGTCGAAGGGCACCAGGACGCTCTTTGGCAAAAAGGGCGTAGCAGGGATAATAAATATCGATATCACGCCGGATATGGCCGCAAGGCTCGCCATGGCTTACGGAAGCACGCTGGATAAGGGGTCCCAAGTTGCCGTCAGCCGCGATTCCAGCCGGCCATCGCGCATGATAAAGAGGGCGATAGTTGCGGGCCTAAGTTCGGCCGCCGTTCACTGCCGTGATCTTAGGACCGCCCCAACTCCGATAAACCGCTTCACCGTACGCTCTGGTCGTCTCGACGGCGGCATCCATATTCAGGTTTCGCCACTCGAGCCGCAGGTGGTGGAGATAAACTTCTTTGACACCAATGGCGTTGATATATCCGAGAGTGAGCAGCGCAAGATAGAGCGCATCTACTACCGGGAGGATTTTAGGAGATCCTTCCACAATGAGGTCGGCGAGACGATCTTTCCCACCTTAACCTATGAATATTATGGTCAATCCATCTTAAAGAAGCTCGATAAGAAGCTGATAAAGAAGAGGAGACACCGGGTCGTCTTGGATTATTTCTATGGTAATGCCTCCTTGGTCTGTCCCCAACTCATCGGAAAGCTTGGTTGTGAGGTGATATCGCTCAACGCTTTCACCGATGAGGACAGGACGAGCGTCAGCGTAAGCGATTTTGAAGCCTTCATAATGCAGCTCGGCCAGACCGTAAAGAGCTTCAACGCCGACTTTGGAGCTCTCATCGACTCGACGTGCGAGAGGCTGATCGTCGTCGATGATAAAGGCAAAAGGATCGGTTACGACTATCTTCTCCTCATCTTGGTCGATCTGATGTGCCGCTTTGGTCAGAAAGGCAAGATAGCGGTGCCGGTTACTGTCTCTACGGCTGTTGAGAAGATTGCTGAAAAGTACGGCCGCACGGTCCTTAGGACTAGGCTGAACCCGACAGATCTGATGACCACGGCCCTCAAGAAGGATGTCGTCTTTGCCGGCGCTCAAGGCGGAAGGTTCATTTTTAGCAGGATGAATCCGTTCTATGATGCGATTCAGACTCTAGTCATGCTCATAGAATTCCTCTCCAAGGCAAACGAGCCGATATCTAAGATAGAAGCCGGTCTGCCCGCCTATCATCTGGCCCAGAGGGACCTATTCTGCGCTTGGGAGAATAAGGGCTTGGTTATGAGAAAGCTTTTAGAGGAGTCGGCCAAGAAAGAGGTCGATTTGACCGATGGAATTAAGATCTTTGATGAGACGGGCTGGACGCTCTTGATCCCTGATTCAGTCGAGCCGCTCTGCCGCATATTCTCGGAAGGGGCGAGCAAGAGAGATGCTGAAGTAAAGATAGATAAGTATGCCGGCATGATAGAGGAATTCTTTCCAAAATAA
- a CDS encoding NAD(P)H-dependent glycerol-3-phosphate dehydrogenase — protein sequence MAKKVAIKPADLNIAVIGAGSWGTAIATLLAEKGFEVVLWARDAVLVEDMKRLKRNPRYLTDLDLPETLSFSSDLKEALPGAGLVVMAVPSHGMRKAARSAREHLTGKTIVSLAKGIEAETYLRMSEVIASELGPGSEKDIAVISGPNHAEEVSRRVPSATVAAANDKEVAKRVQEIFMTPYFRVYTNPDIIGVEMAAASKNVIALATGMSDGLGYGDNTRAALMTRGLAEMTRLGIIKGAEASTFSGLAGLGDLIATCTSLHSRNRATGEKIAKGMTLSEIAKETSMVAEGVTAAKNLHDLAVKAGLDMPITEAVFRVLYQGKKPKDCVGDLMARGAKDEAAALGQRIKPC from the coding sequence TTGGCAAAAAAGGTCGCAATTAAGCCGGCAGATCTAAATATTGCGGTCATCGGGGCCGGAAGCTGGGGCACGGCCATAGCTACCCTTCTGGCCGAGAAGGGGTTTGAAGTTGTCCTTTGGGCAAGGGACGCTGTTTTGGTTGAGGATATGAAGAGGCTCAAAAGAAATCCCCGCTACTTGACCGACCTCGATCTTCCAGAGACTTTGAGTTTCTCATCCGATCTCAAAGAAGCATTGCCTGGTGCGGGTCTTGTCGTGATGGCGGTGCCTTCCCACGGCATGCGTAAAGCGGCACGCTCAGCCAGAGAGCACCTTACAGGCAAGACAATAGTCAGCTTGGCCAAGGGGATAGAGGCGGAGACCTATCTTAGGATGAGCGAAGTCATAGCAAGCGAGCTTGGCCCGGGCTCCGAAAAGGATATCGCCGTGATATCTGGGCCCAATCATGCCGAAGAAGTGAGCCGGCGGGTGCCCAGCGCGACGGTCGCTGCGGCCAATGACAAGGAAGTCGCCAAGCGGGTTCAAGAGATATTTATGACGCCGTATTTTCGTGTCTACACCAATCCAGATATCATCGGCGTGGAGATGGCGGCGGCCTCCAAGAACGTAATAGCCTTAGCGACTGGCATGTCGGACGGGCTAGGCTACGGCGATAATACCAGGGCCGCCCTTATGACCCGCGGCCTTGCCGAGATGACCCGCCTTGGCATAATCAAGGGGGCCGAGGCCTCTACTTTCTCTGGTCTGGCCGGCCTTGGTGACCTCATCGCCACCTGCACCAGCCTTCACAGCCGCAACCGAGCCACAGGCGAAAAAATAGCCAAAGGCATGACTCTTAGCGAGATAGCTAAGGAGACCTCAATGGTGGCCGAAGGGGTTACGGCCGCCAAAAACCTTCATGACCTAGCCGTCAAGGCCGGGCTCGACATGCCCATAACCGAAGCGGTCTTTCGCGTCTTGTACCAAGGGAAAAAGCCCAAGGACTGCGTGGGCGACCTGATGGCCCGGGGAGCCAAAGATGAGGCTGCGGCTCTGGGCCAGAGAATAAAACCTTGTTAA
- the der gene encoding ribosome biogenesis GTPase Der, translated as MVSLAIVAVLGRPNVGKSTLVNRMAISKRAIVDEEIGVTRDRNYIATDWAGCEFTLVDTGGLIFGDDEALASSVKEQALVAADEADAIVFLVDSKVGPLVDDYEIAKILKRSGKPLFLVVNKIDDVEKAYETADFNALGLGEPYAASALHGLGIGDILDELVKVLPEEAPAAPGETSLVNIAIVGRPNVGKSSIFNRLIGSERVIVSEISGTTRDAIDTLVERDGRAYRFIDTAGLRKKSRIEGVEYYGMVRALRALGGADIALLVIDAAEGVTEQDQKIADMAERRGLGIIVVLNKWDLVEPDQMEAIYKNLSKRLRFIEYSPVVKVSALKNKGFKKVFSTIDEVASEFKKEISTSKLNALVQKVKAKGHTAQKGGKRLNLLYATQVRTAPPIFLFFVNDAKLVDIYFKRYLVGMMREAFGFLGVPVIIRFTGKEKRS; from the coding sequence ATGGTGAGCTTGGCGATAGTTGCAGTATTGGGTAGGCCAAACGTCGGCAAATCAACCCTGGTAAACAGGATGGCCATTAGCAAACGAGCCATCGTAGATGAGGAGATCGGAGTCACCAGGGACAGGAACTATATAGCCACCGATTGGGCCGGGTGCGAGTTCACACTGGTCGATACGGGGGGGCTCATCTTCGGCGATGATGAGGCCCTGGCCTCATCCGTCAAAGAACAGGCCCTGGTTGCCGCCGATGAGGCCGACGCGATAGTCTTTCTGGTCGACTCGAAAGTGGGTCCTTTGGTCGATGATTATGAAATAGCCAAGATACTCAAAAGATCTGGCAAGCCTCTTTTTCTGGTGGTCAACAAGATAGACGACGTAGAGAAGGCCTACGAAACGGCCGACTTCAATGCCTTGGGACTGGGCGAGCCGTACGCCGCCTCGGCCCTGCACGGTCTTGGCATCGGCGATATTCTCGATGAACTGGTGAAGGTTCTTCCCGAGGAGGCCCCAGCGGCACCTGGCGAGACCTCTCTGGTAAACATCGCCATAGTTGGCCGGCCAAACGTCGGCAAATCATCCATCTTCAATCGGTTGATCGGCAGCGAAAGGGTGATAGTAAGCGAGATATCCGGAACGACCAGGGACGCCATCGACACCTTGGTCGAAAGGGATGGTAGGGCCTACCGCTTCATAGACACGGCCGGTCTTAGAAAAAAAAGCCGGATAGAGGGGGTCGAGTATTACGGCATGGTCAGGGCGCTTAGGGCTCTGGGTGGTGCCGATATTGCCCTTTTGGTCATCGATGCGGCCGAAGGCGTAACCGAACAGGATCAGAAGATTGCGGACATGGCGGAGCGCCGGGGCCTTGGAATAATAGTCGTCCTAAATAAATGGGACCTTGTAGAGCCCGATCAGATGGAAGCCATCTACAAGAATCTCTCCAAACGCCTAAGATTCATAGAATACTCGCCCGTTGTCAAGGTCTCTGCCCTGAAGAATAAGGGATTTAAAAAGGTCTTTTCTACGATTGATGAGGTGGCGAGTGAGTTCAAAAAGGAGATATCGACCTCCAAGCTGAATGCACTCGTCCAAAAGGTCAAAGCCAAAGGACATACTGCTCAAAAAGGGGGCAAGAGGCTAAATCTCCTCTATGCGACCCAAGTCAGGACGGCTCCGCCGATATTTCTCTTCTTTGTCAACGATGCGAAACTGGTTGATATATACTTTAAAAGGTATCTGGTAGGCATGATGCGTGAGGCATTCGGTTTTCTGGGCGTGCCCGTGATCATCCGCTTCACCGGCAAGGAGAAGAGGAGTTGA